One genomic window of Mus musculus strain C57BL/6J chromosome 4, GRCm38.p6 C57BL/6J includes the following:
- the Pars2 gene encoding probable proline--tRNA ligase, mitochondrial isoform 1 (isoform 1 is encoded by transcript variant 4), whose translation MEGLLTRCRTLSALAACSLRHCRYIIHKCYHRAPGRGQRLVLSRMFQPQNLREDQVLSLEGRASDLTCKSQRLMLQVGLILPASPGCYHLMPYTVRAVEKLVRVIDQEMQAIGGQKINMPSLSPAELWRATSRWDLMGRELLRLRDRHGKEYCLGPTHEEAVTALVASQKKLSYKQLPLLLYQVTRKFRDEPRPRFGLLRGREFYMKDMYTFDSSSEAAQETYGLVCDAYCRLFDRLGLQWMKARADVGSIGGTMSHEFQLPVDIGEDRLVVCPSCHFSANTEILDLSQKICPDCQGPLTETKGIEVGHTFYLSTKYSSIFNALFTNAHGESLLAEMGCYGLGVTRILAAAIEVLSTEDCIRWPRLLAPYQVCVIPPKKGSKETAATEIVEKLYDDIMEAVPQLRGEVLLDDRTHLTIGNRLKDANKLGYPFVIIAGKRALEDPAHFEVWSQNTGEVVFLTKEGVMELLTGVHVV comes from the coding sequence ATGGAAGGTCTGCTGACAAGATGCAGAACACTGTCTGCCTTGGCTGCCTGCAGCCTCCGTCACTGCAGATACATCATCCACAAGTGTTACCATCGTGCGCCCGGGAGAGGGCAGCGCTTGGTATTATCCCGCATGTTCCAGCCTCAGAACCTTCGGGAAGACCAGGTGCTTTCTCTGGAGGGCAGAGCTAGCGACCTGACCTGTAAGAGCCAGCGGCTGATGCTGCAAGTGGGCCTGATCCTTCCAGCCAGCCCTGGCTGTTACCACCTCATGCCCTATACAGTGCGTGCCGTGGAGAAGCTTGTGCGGGTGATAGACCAGGAGATGCAGGCCATCGGCGGGCAGAAAATCAACATGCCCAGCCTCAGCCCAGCTGAGCTGTGGCGGGCCACCAGCCGCTGGGACCTGATGGGCAGGGAGCTGCTGAGACTGAGAGACAGGCACGGCAAAGAGTACTGCTTGGGACCGACTCATGAGGAAGCGGTTACAGCCCTGGTTGCCTCCCAGAAGAAACTTTCCTACAAGCAGCTCCCCTTGTTGTTGTACCAGGTTACAAGGAAGTTTCGGGATGAGCCCAGGCCCCGGTTTGGTCTTCTCCGTGGCCGGGAGTTCTATATGAAGGACATGTACACCTTTGATTCCTCCTCTGAGGCTGCCCAGGAAACCTACGGCCTGGTGTGTGATGCTTACTGTAGGCTGTTTGACAGGCTGGGATTGCAATGGATGAAGGCCAGGGCAGATGTGGGCAGCATCGGGGGCACGATGTCCCATGAATTCCAGCTACCAGTGGACATTGGAGAGGACCGCCTTGTGGTCTGTCCCAGCTGCCACTTCTCCGCCAACACAGAGATACTAGACTTGTCACAAAAAATCTGCCCTGACTGCCAGGGTCCACTGACAGAAACCAAAGGCATTGAGGTGGGGCACACATTCTACCTTAGTACCAAGTACTCTTCCATTTTCAATGCCCTCTTTACCAATGCCCATGGGGAATCTTTGCTGGCTGAAATGGGGTGCTACGGGCTGGGAGTCACTCGGATCCTGGCTGCAGCCATCGAAGTTCTCTCTACGGAAGACTGCATCCGCTGGCCCCGCCTCCTTGCCCCTTACCAAGTCTGTGTCATCCCCCCTAAGAAAGGCAGCAAGGAGACAGCAGCCACAGAGATTGTGGAGAAGTTATATGATGACATCATGGAGGCTGTGCCCCAGCTCCGAGGGGAGGTCCTGCTGGACGACAGGACCCACCTGACCATTGGAAACAGACTGAAAGATGCCAACAAGCTTGGCTACCCCTTTGTGATCATTGCGGGCAAGAGGGCCTTGGAGGACCCAGCACACTTTGAGGTTTGGTCTCAGAACACTGGTGAGGTGGTCTTCCTCACCAAAGAGGGAGTCATGGAACTACTAACTGGAGTGCATGTTGTCTAG
- the Pars2 gene encoding probable proline--tRNA ligase, mitochondrial isoform 2 (isoform 2 is encoded by transcript variant 3) encodes MCWANRHGRIHILDPVLRTKLIVIPRDSFFSRCQGVMEGLLTRCRTLSALAACSLRHCRYIIHKCYHRAPGRGQRLVLSRMFQPQNLREDQVLSLEGRASDLTCKSQRLMLQVGLILPASPGCYHLMPYTVRAVEKLVRVIDQEMQAIGGQKINMPSLSPAELWRATSRWDLMGRELLRLRDRHGKEYCLGPTHEEAVTALVASQKKLSYKQLPLLLYQVTRKFRDEPRPRFGLLRGREFYMKDMYTFDSSSEAAQETYGLVCDAYCRLFDRLGLQWMKARADVGSIGGTMSHEFQLPVDIGEDRLVVCPSCHFSANTEILDLSQKICPDCQGPLTETKGIEVGHTFYLSTKYSSIFNALFTNAHGESLLAEMGCYGLGVTRILAAAIEVLSTEDCIRWPRLLAPYQVCVIPPKKGSKETAATEIVEKLYDDIMEAVPQLRGEVLLDDRTHLTIGNRLKDANKLGYPFVIIAGKRALEDPAHFEVWSQNTGEVVFLTKEGVMELLTGVHVV; translated from the coding sequence ATGTGCTGGGCTAATAGACATGGAAGGATCCACATCTTGGATCCCGTGCTGAGAACCAAGTTAATCGTCATCCCACGTGACTCATTTTTCTCCAGGTGCCAGGGTGTCATGGAAGGTCTGCTGACAAGATGCAGAACACTGTCTGCCTTGGCTGCCTGCAGCCTCCGTCACTGCAGATACATCATCCACAAGTGTTACCATCGTGCGCCCGGGAGAGGGCAGCGCTTGGTATTATCCCGCATGTTCCAGCCTCAGAACCTTCGGGAAGACCAGGTGCTTTCTCTGGAGGGCAGAGCTAGCGACCTGACCTGTAAGAGCCAGCGGCTGATGCTGCAAGTGGGCCTGATCCTTCCAGCCAGCCCTGGCTGTTACCACCTCATGCCCTATACAGTGCGTGCCGTGGAGAAGCTTGTGCGGGTGATAGACCAGGAGATGCAGGCCATCGGCGGGCAGAAAATCAACATGCCCAGCCTCAGCCCAGCTGAGCTGTGGCGGGCCACCAGCCGCTGGGACCTGATGGGCAGGGAGCTGCTGAGACTGAGAGACAGGCACGGCAAAGAGTACTGCTTGGGACCGACTCATGAGGAAGCGGTTACAGCCCTGGTTGCCTCCCAGAAGAAACTTTCCTACAAGCAGCTCCCCTTGTTGTTGTACCAGGTTACAAGGAAGTTTCGGGATGAGCCCAGGCCCCGGTTTGGTCTTCTCCGTGGCCGGGAGTTCTATATGAAGGACATGTACACCTTTGATTCCTCCTCTGAGGCTGCCCAGGAAACCTACGGCCTGGTGTGTGATGCTTACTGTAGGCTGTTTGACAGGCTGGGATTGCAATGGATGAAGGCCAGGGCAGATGTGGGCAGCATCGGGGGCACGATGTCCCATGAATTCCAGCTACCAGTGGACATTGGAGAGGACCGCCTTGTGGTCTGTCCCAGCTGCCACTTCTCCGCCAACACAGAGATACTAGACTTGTCACAAAAAATCTGCCCTGACTGCCAGGGTCCACTGACAGAAACCAAAGGCATTGAGGTGGGGCACACATTCTACCTTAGTACCAAGTACTCTTCCATTTTCAATGCCCTCTTTACCAATGCCCATGGGGAATCTTTGCTGGCTGAAATGGGGTGCTACGGGCTGGGAGTCACTCGGATCCTGGCTGCAGCCATCGAAGTTCTCTCTACGGAAGACTGCATCCGCTGGCCCCGCCTCCTTGCCCCTTACCAAGTCTGTGTCATCCCCCCTAAGAAAGGCAGCAAGGAGACAGCAGCCACAGAGATTGTGGAGAAGTTATATGATGACATCATGGAGGCTGTGCCCCAGCTCCGAGGGGAGGTCCTGCTGGACGACAGGACCCACCTGACCATTGGAAACAGACTGAAAGATGCCAACAAGCTTGGCTACCCCTTTGTGATCATTGCGGGCAAGAGGGCCTTGGAGGACCCAGCACACTTTGAGGTTTGGTCTCAGAACACTGGTGAGGTGGTCTTCCTCACCAAAGAGGGAGTCATGGAACTACTAACTGGAGTGCATGTTGTCTAG